A window of the Planococcus citri chromosome 4, ihPlaCitr1.1, whole genome shotgun sequence genome harbors these coding sequences:
- the Mlc-c gene encoding myosin-2 essential light chain isoform X2, which produces MAKSSSYSDDQLAEMQETFQLFDNRGDNKIHISQIGDALRALGQNPTESDVKKFTHQHKPDERISFDVFLPIYQAISKGRSSDTADDFIEGLRHFDKDGNGFISSAELRHLLTTLGEKLTDEEVEQLLAGQEDSQGNVNYEEFVRLIMCG; this is translated from the exons ATGGCCAAATCA AGCTCTTATTCCGATGATCAACTTGCTG AAATGCAAGAAACCTTCCAACTGTTTGATAACAGAGGTgataataaaatacatatttcccAAATCGGTGACGCTTTGAGAGCTTTAGGTCAGAATCCTACCGAATCTGATGTAAAGAAGTTCACTCATCAGCATAAACCAG ATGAACGTATAAGTTTCGATGTATTCTTGCCTATTTATCAAGCTATCTCGAAAGGCAGAAGTTCCGATACAGCCGATGATTTTATCGAAGGTTTACGTCATTTTGACAAGGATGGTAACGGTTTCATATCTTCGGCTGAATTGAGACATTTACTCACaactttgg GCGAAAAATTGACTGACGAAGAAGTTGAACAGTTACTTGCTGGACAAGAAGACTCTCAAGGAAATGTCAATTACGAAGAATTCGTTCGTCTAATCATGTGTGGTTAA
- the Mlc-c gene encoding myosin-2 essential light chain isoform X1 has protein sequence MYGYESVNRVVSTFDEMQETFQLFDNRGDNKIHISQIGDALRALGQNPTESDVKKFTHQHKPDERISFDVFLPIYQAISKGRSSDTADDFIEGLRHFDKDGNGFISSAELRHLLTTLGEKLTDEEVEQLLAGQEDSQGNVNYEEFVRLIMCG, from the exons atgtACGGGTACGAATCAGTTAATCGTGTTGTTTCTACGTTCGATG AAATGCAAGAAACCTTCCAACTGTTTGATAACAGAGGTgataataaaatacatatttcccAAATCGGTGACGCTTTGAGAGCTTTAGGTCAGAATCCTACCGAATCTGATGTAAAGAAGTTCACTCATCAGCATAAACCAG ATGAACGTATAAGTTTCGATGTATTCTTGCCTATTTATCAAGCTATCTCGAAAGGCAGAAGTTCCGATACAGCCGATGATTTTATCGAAGGTTTACGTCATTTTGACAAGGATGGTAACGGTTTCATATCTTCGGCTGAATTGAGACATTTACTCACaactttgg GCGAAAAATTGACTGACGAAGAAGTTGAACAGTTACTTGCTGGACAAGAAGACTCTCAAGGAAATGTCAATTACGAAGAATTCGTTCGTCTAATCATGTGTGGTTAA